From a single Acidimicrobiales bacterium genomic region:
- the ispF gene encoding 2-C-methyl-D-erythritol 2,4-cyclodiphosphate synthase — MPEIRVGQGFDIHPFSDDPHRRLVLGGVAFDGPGLVGHSDADAVAHAVIDALLGASGLGDIGQRYPDTDPMHAGADSMAMLADTVAAVLAEGWEVANVDCTVVLEAPRLAPRRDEMQDALTAVVGAQVSVKGRRAEGLGALGRREGVACFAVALLQRDGRQA; from the coding sequence ATGCCTGAGATCCGGGTCGGCCAGGGGTTCGACATCCATCCGTTCAGCGATGACCCGCACCGCCGCCTGGTGCTGGGAGGGGTCGCGTTCGATGGCCCGGGCCTCGTCGGGCACAGCGATGCAGACGCGGTGGCCCACGCCGTCATCGACGCCCTGCTGGGTGCGTCAGGCCTCGGCGACATCGGGCAGCGCTATCCGGACACCGATCCGATGCATGCCGGTGCCGACAGCATGGCCATGCTGGCCGACACGGTTGCCGCCGTCCTGGCCGAGGGTTGGGAGGTGGCCAACGTGGACTGCACGGTGGTGCTCGAGGCGCCGCGCCTGGCGCCGCGTCGCGACGAGATGCAGGACGCCCTCACCGCGGTGGTCGGGGCGCAGGTGTCGGTGAAGGGACGGCGGGCCGAGGGCCTGGGTGCCCTCGGCCGTCGGGAGGGCGTGGCCTGCTTCGCCGTGGCCCTCCTGCAGCGGGATGGTCGGCAGGCATGA
- a CDS encoding 2-C-methyl-D-erythritol 4-phosphate cytidylyltransferase — MSIWTVVVAAGAGERFGGDKQAADLAGRAVVARSVAAASSVSDGVVVVVSAERREAVADLVSGVDGVEAIVDGGATRSASVRCGLAVVPAAAKVVLVHDGARPLATPELFRRVVEAVLAGADAVVPGVPVADSLRTTDGRVMGRDGVIAVQTPQGFSAECLRAAHAGGDEASDDATLVEASGGTVVVVEGDPANLKITRPIDLELAVLELDRATGGSSHA, encoded by the coding sequence GTGAGCATCTGGACTGTGGTGGTCGCCGCCGGGGCAGGAGAGCGCTTCGGTGGCGACAAGCAGGCCGCCGACCTGGCCGGTCGGGCGGTGGTGGCCCGTTCGGTCGCCGCCGCTTCGTCGGTCTCCGATGGGGTTGTCGTCGTGGTGTCGGCCGAGCGTCGGGAGGCGGTCGCCGACCTGGTGTCCGGGGTCGATGGCGTGGAGGCGATCGTCGACGGTGGGGCCACCCGATCGGCATCCGTGCGGTGCGGCCTGGCCGTCGTACCCGCCGCTGCCAAGGTGGTGCTGGTCCACGACGGGGCACGTCCCCTGGCCACACCCGAGCTGTTCCGCCGGGTCGTGGAAGCGGTGCTGGCTGGTGCCGATGCCGTGGTCCCGGGGGTGCCGGTGGCCGATTCGCTGCGGACGACCGACGGCCGCGTCATGGGACGCGATGGCGTCATCGCCGTCCAGACCCCCCAGGGCTTCAGTGCCGAATGCCTCCGGGCGGCCCATGCCGGTGGCGACGAGGCCTCCGACGACGCCACCCTGGTCGAGGCATCGGGTGGCACAGTGGTGGTCGTGGAGGGCGATCCGGCGAACCTGAAGATCACACGCCCGATCGACCTTGAGCTGGCCGTGCTGGAGTTGGACCGGGCAACGGGGGGCTCGTCGCATGCCTGA
- a CDS encoding Crp/Fnr family transcriptional regulator encodes MPDTTLLSETILFAGLGDDALAKVVEAGQDLELRRGDVLFREGEDPDELFVVVSGRIAIANKSIDGRESMVALMEEGDLFGEMGLFDGRGRSAEARALESSVVTAVPYGPVRSLYQDDPTLLWRVVAMLTGRLRTMDAALADSVFLDVTGRTAKRLLDLAGEEEEFSLPITQEELAGMVGASRERVNKAIASFIRLGWIEQIDRTYRITNREQLTIRAR; translated from the coding sequence ATGCCGGACACCACACTCTTGAGCGAGACCATCCTGTTCGCCGGGCTGGGTGACGACGCCCTGGCCAAGGTCGTCGAAGCCGGGCAGGACCTCGAATTGCGCCGTGGCGACGTGCTATTCAGGGAGGGCGAGGATCCCGACGAGCTGTTCGTGGTCGTGTCGGGCCGCATCGCCATCGCCAACAAGTCGATAGACGGCCGGGAGTCGATGGTGGCCCTCATGGAGGAGGGCGACCTGTTCGGGGAGATGGGCCTGTTCGACGGCCGGGGCCGATCGGCCGAGGCCAGGGCACTCGAGTCGTCGGTCGTCACAGCGGTGCCCTACGGCCCGGTACGCAGCCTGTACCAGGACGACCCCACCCTGCTCTGGCGTGTGGTGGCCATGCTGACCGGTCGCCTCCGCACCATGGACGCGGCCCTGGCCGACTCGGTGTTCCTGGACGTGACCGGCCGGACGGCCAAGCGGCTCCTGGACCTGGCCGGCGAGGAGGAGGAGTTCTCGCTGCCCATCACCCAGGAGGAGTTGGCGGGCATGGTCGGCGCCTCACGGGAGCGGGTCAACAAGGCGATCGCCTCGTTCATCCGCCTGGGCTGGATCGAACAGATCGACCGGACCTACCGCATCACAAACCGCGAACAGCTGACCATCCGGGCACGCTGA
- the radA gene encoding DNA repair protein RadA — translation MPTPTSARSHPFTCGSCAVPHSKWVGRCTSCSAWNSLVEARAHGARVTPPGEAQPMSALVSDSEAIVPTGMAEADRCLGGGLVPGSVTLLGGEPGVGKSTLTMLLAAARVRAGGRVLLVSAEESSSQVRLRAERLGAVLDELWLAGDASVEAIVAHVDRLQPDLLIVDSVQTVHLTSDGGAPGSVGQVRGCAQRLVTEAKARGLATLLVGHVTKDGSLAGPKLLEHVVDTVVELTGDRHHALRMLRVVKHRFGPSDETGLFEMRCDGLWSVEDPSRLFLADRATGVAGSVVLPTMEGHRPLLVEIQALVVRAATQHPRRSPQGLDARRLALLLAVLERRADVDLSAIDVYATVVGGVQVTEPAADLPLALAVVSATTGRRLGDDTVVVGEVGLGGEVRQVAGMERRLQESHRLGFRRAVVPASAPDPPPGLEVVRVGTVVEAAVSAGLLSAAA, via the coding sequence ATGCCGACGCCGACTTCTGCTCGCTCCCACCCGTTCACCTGCGGTTCGTGTGCCGTGCCCCACTCGAAGTGGGTGGGGCGCTGTACCTCCTGTTCGGCATGGAACTCGCTGGTCGAGGCCCGTGCGCATGGTGCCCGTGTAACACCGCCGGGCGAGGCGCAGCCCATGTCGGCCCTGGTCTCCGATTCGGAGGCCATCGTGCCGACCGGCATGGCAGAGGCCGACCGCTGCCTGGGCGGTGGCCTGGTACCGGGCTCTGTGACGCTCCTGGGCGGTGAGCCCGGGGTGGGCAAGTCCACGCTCACGATGCTGCTGGCTGCCGCCCGGGTCCGTGCCGGCGGGCGGGTACTGCTGGTCAGTGCCGAGGAGTCGTCCTCCCAGGTCCGGCTCCGGGCGGAGCGCCTGGGTGCCGTCCTGGACGAGCTCTGGCTGGCCGGCGACGCGTCGGTGGAGGCGATCGTGGCCCACGTCGATCGCCTACAGCCTGACCTCCTCATCGTGGACTCCGTCCAGACGGTGCACCTGACGAGCGACGGGGGAGCTCCGGGGTCGGTGGGCCAGGTCCGGGGATGCGCCCAGCGCCTGGTGACCGAGGCCAAGGCGCGCGGCCTGGCCACGCTCCTGGTCGGCCACGTCACCAAGGATGGTTCCCTCGCGGGGCCGAAGCTCCTGGAGCACGTGGTGGACACGGTGGTCGAGCTGACCGGCGACCGGCACCATGCGCTGCGCATGCTGCGGGTGGTCAAGCACCGGTTCGGTCCCAGCGACGAGACCGGCCTGTTCGAGATGCGTTGCGATGGGTTGTGGTCGGTCGAGGACCCCAGCCGGTTGTTCCTTGCCGACAGGGCCACCGGCGTGGCCGGCTCGGTCGTGCTGCCGACCATGGAGGGCCACCGCCCCCTGCTGGTCGAGATCCAGGCGCTGGTTGTACGGGCCGCCACGCAGCATCCCCGCCGATCACCCCAGGGACTGGACGCCCGGCGCCTGGCCCTCCTGCTGGCAGTTCTGGAGCGTCGGGCCGACGTGGACCTGAGCGCTATCGACGTCTACGCCACGGTGGTCGGGGGTGTGCAGGTGACCGAACCTGCCGCCGACCTTCCGCTGGCCCTCGCCGTGGTATCGGCCACCACCGGCCGGCGCCTGGGGGACGACACCGTCGTCGTCGGTGAGGTGGGCCTGGGTGGGGAGGTCCGCCAGGTCGCCGGCATGGAGCGACGCCTCCAGGAGTCCCACCGCCTGGGGTTCCGGAGGGCCGTCGTCCCGGCCTCGGCCCCCGATCCGCCTCCCGGTCTAGAGGTCGTCCGCGTGGGCACGGTCGTCGAGGCGGCGGTCTCCGCCGGCCTGTTGTCTGCGGCTGCCTGA
- a CDS encoding dienelactone hydrolase family protein: MRTELPSGTAAELVHPPTGPSSMGLVVIPDVMGMRPLFDDLVARLATGQNWSVAAFELYPGREGLDVAERLAAASSLQDDRVLGDAVAAADLTGGDTVGVLGFCMGGMYVLKAVATGRFDSHCPFYGMIRVPEQWRGAGQGEPLDAMAAGDAASVLAVIGTDDAWTPPKHVEELEATGATVLRYVGADHGFVHDASRPAHRADDAADAWRRVVDWLGA; this comes from the coding sequence ATGCGAACCGAGCTTCCCTCCGGGACCGCCGCCGAGCTGGTCCATCCGCCGACCGGCCCGTCGTCCATGGGGCTGGTCGTCATTCCCGACGTCATGGGAATGCGCCCGCTGTTCGACGACCTGGTGGCCCGCCTGGCCACCGGGCAGAACTGGTCCGTGGCCGCCTTCGAGCTCTACCCCGGCCGGGAGGGCCTCGATGTTGCCGAGCGCCTCGCCGCCGCCTCCTCTCTGCAGGACGACCGCGTGCTGGGTGACGCTGTGGCTGCCGCGGACCTGACCGGCGGGGACACGGTCGGGGTCCTGGGCTTCTGCATGGGTGGCATGTACGTCCTGAAGGCCGTCGCAACCGGCCGGTTCGATTCCCACTGCCCCTTCTACGGGATGATCCGGGTACCCGAGCAGTGGCGGGGCGCTGGCCAGGGCGAGCCCCTGGATGCCATGGCCGCCGGTGACGCGGCTTCGGTGCTGGCCGTCATCGGAACGGATGACGCCTGGACTCCGCCCAAGCATGTGGAGGAGCTGGAGGCTACCGGCGCCACGGTGCTGCGGTATGTGGGCGCCGACCACGGCTTCGTCCACGATGCGAGCCGACCGGCCCACCGGGCCGATGACGCGGCCGATGCCTGGCGTCGGGTGGTCGACTGGCTGGGGGCCTGA